In Bythopirellula goksoeyrii, a single window of DNA contains:
- a CDS encoding UPF0175 family protein: MSVCIELPPTLEESLRREIADLDQLAKEALLVDLYRKERITKHQLATALGMTRFEVNDVLNRWNVTEDLPTVDEIFREAKQLAELRNQET, translated from the coding sequence ATGTCCGTCTGCATTGAACTCCCCCCCACCCTCGAAGAATCGCTCCGGCGAGAAATCGCTGACCTCGATCAACTGGCCAAGGAGGCACTCCTGGTCGATCTCTACCGCAAGGAGCGGATCACCAAGCACCAGCTTGCCACGGCTCTTGGTATGACCCGCTTTGAGGTCAACGACGTGCTCAATCGCTGGAATGTCACCGAGGACTTGCCGACGGTCGACGAAATATTCCGAGAGGCCAAGCAGCTCGCCGAACTCCGCAACCAAGAGACGTAG
- a CDS encoding plasmid pRiA4b ORF-3 family protein, with protein sequence MIFEGYPPIDPKAKYPICLEGERACPPEDVGGPWAYAEYLMVISDRKHELHEDYMEWRGPFDAEAFDAKKATRQMRKR encoded by the coding sequence GTGATCTTCGAGGGCTACCCACCAATCGATCCGAAAGCGAAGTACCCGATTTGCCTGGAAGGCGAGCGTGCCTGCCCGCCTGAGGATGTCGGCGGTCCCTGGGCCTATGCTGAGTACCTGATGGTAATCTCTGATCGGAAACACGAACTCCACGAAGATTACATGGAGTGGCGAGGCCCTTTCGATGCCGAAGCCTTCGATGCCAAGAAGGCCACGCGGCAGATGCGAAAGCGATAA
- a CDS encoding SOUL family heme-binding protein produces the protein MSVKKMIHLTIAAVVVVVVYFGWKLTSRSAYESAEYTVLESDDSFEIREYPDLMMATTDIKQGSQGNDGSFMRLFDYISGENELKQKVAMTTPVFMEQDTADTEGQMGFVLPKQVAEQTIPDPSDDKVEIRKRAGGKFAVIRFAGRMDSKTIAAAEDKLRNWMKEKGLVGDGETVLAGYDPPWTPGPLRRNEALIRLH, from the coding sequence ATGTCCGTCAAGAAAATGATTCATCTGACCATTGCCGCTGTCGTTGTCGTGGTTGTCTATTTCGGCTGGAAGCTGACTTCACGAAGCGCCTACGAAAGTGCCGAATACACGGTGCTCGAATCGGATGATTCCTTTGAGATACGTGAGTATCCAGATCTGATGATGGCGACGACTGACATCAAGCAGGGATCTCAAGGCAACGACGGCAGTTTCATGCGATTATTTGACTACATCAGCGGAGAAAACGAGCTGAAGCAGAAAGTCGCGATGACAACGCCCGTGTTCATGGAACAGGATACGGCAGACACCGAGGGCCAGATGGGGTTTGTGCTGCCGAAGCAAGTCGCGGAGCAAACCATTCCCGATCCATCGGACGACAAAGTGGAGATCCGAAAACGGGCAGGAGGAAAATTTGCGGTCATCCGGTTCGCCGGACGAATGGATAGCAAAACGATTGCCGCGGCTGAAGACAAACTGCGGAATTGGATGAAAGAGAAAGGCTTAGTCGGGGACGGCGAGACCGTCCTGGCCGGATATGATCCTCCTTGGACCCCCGGCCCGCTTCGACGTAATGAAGCACTCATTCGCTTGCACTGA
- a CDS encoding carboxypeptidase-like regulatory domain-containing protein → MMLPSGIKSFQRKVTWAAGIMLVAQPQLILAAESAAANSHKSVVISHDVALADGGIVTGQVVDTAGQPQANMPVSLHTNHREIARVQTDEQGNFRVARLEGGVYRVGTTGSDGVYRFWSPQTAPPSAQPGLNLVSGNQVVRGQSNSSPMCSMGQWIAEHPVITIAGVAAAIAIPLALNDDDDPPATP, encoded by the coding sequence ATGATGCTGCCTTCAGGTATAAAATCTTTTCAGAGAAAAGTAACATGGGCGGCCGGTATCATGCTGGTAGCGCAACCCCAACTGATCCTTGCTGCAGAGTCGGCAGCCGCCAACAGCCATAAATCGGTTGTGATTTCCCATGACGTAGCCCTGGCTGATGGTGGCATCGTGACTGGTCAGGTCGTCGATACTGCAGGTCAACCACAGGCCAACATGCCGGTCTCCCTCCATACCAACCATAGGGAAATAGCTCGTGTACAGACGGACGAGCAAGGCAACTTCCGAGTCGCGCGCCTAGAAGGTGGCGTGTATCGGGTCGGTACGACTGGCAGTGATGGCGTTTACCGATTCTGGTCTCCCCAAACGGCACCTCCTAGCGCGCAGCCCGGATTGAATCTTGTCTCTGGCAATCAAGTTGTTCGAGGTCAATCCAACTCAAGTCCTATGTGCTCCATGGGGCAGTGGATTGCCGAACATCCGGTCATCACCATAGCTGGAGTTGCGGCGGCGATTGCCATCCCGCTGGCTTTGAATGACGACGATGATCCACCTGCGACTCCTTGA
- a CDS encoding alpha/beta hydrolase, with protein MKSRKQLLTVWVLICGAHASFAQDAADLKATYHTKADIPYRTGEDLSNYSRERCLLDVYYPDKAGFSTIVWFHGGGLTGGERFVPPELKSQGVAVVAVNYRLHPKVKSPAYVEDAAASVAWVFENIEEFGGDPTKIFVSGHSAGGYLTSMIGLDKSWLAKHNIDANKISGLIPYSGHTITHLTVRAERGIDEKQPVVDQMAPLFHVRSDAPPILFLTGDRDLEMLGRYEENAYMWRMMKVVGHPDVELHELQGYDHGEMALPAHPLLLRFVRKHSN; from the coding sequence GTGAAATCACGAAAGCAACTTCTGACGGTATGGGTATTGATTTGTGGTGCACACGCCAGCTTTGCCCAGGACGCTGCCGATCTCAAAGCAACCTATCATACGAAGGCTGATATTCCCTATCGCACTGGTGAAGACCTTTCCAATTACAGCAGAGAACGTTGCCTGCTGGACGTATACTATCCGGACAAAGCGGGCTTCTCGACGATCGTTTGGTTTCACGGTGGTGGACTAACGGGCGGCGAACGTTTTGTGCCTCCGGAGCTAAAATCGCAGGGTGTTGCCGTCGTAGCAGTGAACTATCGATTGCATCCTAAGGTGAAGTCACCCGCGTACGTCGAAGACGCCGCAGCAAGCGTGGCATGGGTCTTTGAGAATATTGAGGAGTTTGGCGGAGATCCAACCAAGATTTTCGTGAGCGGGCATTCGGCTGGAGGCTATCTGACCAGCATGATCGGTTTAGATAAAAGCTGGCTGGCGAAACACAACATCGATGCGAATAAGATTTCTGGGCTGATTCCCTATAGCGGTCATACGATTACGCATCTCACAGTCCGAGCGGAGCGAGGGATCGACGAAAAGCAACCTGTTGTTGACCAGATGGCGCCGCTGTTCCACGTGCGGAGCGACGCGCCGCCGATTCTGTTCTTGACGGGGGACCGCGATTTGGAAATGCTTGGGCGTTACGAAGAAAACGCCTACATGTGGCGGATGATGAAAGTGGTCGGGCATCCCGATGTCGAGCTTCACGAACTGCAGGGCTACGACCACGGGGAAATGGCCTTGCCAGCGCATCCGTTGTTGTTGAGATTCGTGCGGAAACACTCTAATTGA
- a CDS encoding substrate-binding domain-containing protein, translating to MVHTPSGKPGDQTNQLVQVESQGSNGVAISPVAPNEQSLLLSRLATKTLLVTVDNDAPPSLRHCYVGTNNFMAGKMCAKVVHEALPEGGKIVVFIGAADRANAQERLRGFHAHIVGDDSPSDESDYPLEKPYSDETWTVLQTYVDGLDPAKAAENVKKALDEHPDVNCMVGLYSYNGPVCLEVLKEKNKVSDMKIIAFDDNEATLEGVENGEIYATVVQGNYEYGYETVRLLTSLYNSNERSVPLAGAGSVFLPCSVVTNDNVSEHRTKLARRLADHQKLMESDKSEAQPGG from the coding sequence GTGGTTCATACTCCTTCGGGTAAACCGGGTGACCAAACTAACCAATTAGTGCAGGTCGAATCACAGGGCTCTAACGGAGTAGCAATCAGCCCAGTCGCTCCGAACGAACAGTCGCTGCTGTTGAGTCGATTGGCGACCAAAACGCTCTTGGTCACGGTTGACAACGATGCCCCTCCATCGTTGCGGCATTGTTATGTTGGCACGAACAACTTTATGGCCGGCAAGATGTGCGCCAAGGTTGTGCATGAGGCGCTACCTGAAGGCGGAAAAATCGTGGTCTTCATCGGTGCTGCGGATCGCGCCAATGCACAGGAGCGTCTGCGTGGCTTCCACGCTCATATTGTCGGTGATGACTCACCATCGGATGAGTCAGACTACCCGCTGGAAAAACCTTACAGCGACGAGACTTGGACCGTATTGCAAACTTATGTCGACGGTCTCGATCCAGCCAAGGCTGCTGAGAACGTCAAGAAAGCCCTGGACGAACATCCTGACGTCAATTGCATGGTTGGGCTCTACAGCTACAACGGACCAGTCTGCCTCGAAGTGCTTAAAGAAAAGAACAAAGTGAGCGACATGAAGATCATTGCCTTCGACGATAATGAAGCTACCCTAGAGGGTGTTGAGAACGGAGAAATCTATGCGACCGTGGTGCAGGGCAACTACGAATACGGATACGAGACCGTGCGCCTCTTGACATCTCTTTATAACAGCAACGAGCGTTCGGTCCCTCTGGCTGGAGCGGGATCCGTCTTTTTGCCTTGTTCGGTGGTGACCAATGACAATGTTTCAGAGCATCGGACCAAGTTGGCCCGACGGCTGGCGGACCATCAGAAACTTATGGAAAGTGACAAGTCAGAGGCCCAGCCTGGGGGATGA
- a CDS encoding CRISPR-associated endonuclease Cas1 encodes MPVAMVWPLADHSQVVRRLRDQLHVSQPLQKQLWSQLVVAQVNAQASTLAADSSPDKKLLAHAKEIRSGDPTNIEARAPQIS; translated from the coding sequence TTGCCCGTCGCGATGGTCTGGCCGCTGGCCGATCATTCCCAAGTAGTCCGGCGTTTACGGGACCAACTCCATGTTTCCCAGCCCCTGCAGAAACAACTTTGGAGCCAGTTGGTCGTCGCTCAGGTCAATGCCCAAGCAAGTACTCTGGCTGCCGACTCCAGCCCTGACAAGAAACTCTTAGCACATGCCAAAGAAATTCGCTCCGGCGATCCCACCAATATCGAAGCCCGGGCCCCCCAAATCTCCTGA
- a CDS encoding PEP-CTERM sorting domain-containing protein (PEP-CTERM proteins occur, often in large numbers, in the proteomes of bacteria that also encode an exosortase, a predicted intramembrane cysteine proteinase. The presence of a PEP-CTERM domain at a protein's C-terminus predicts cleavage within the sorting domain, followed by covalent anchoring to some some component of the (usually Gram-negative) cell surface. Many PEP-CTERM proteins exhibit an unusual sequence composition that includes large numbers of potential glycosylation sites. Expression of one such protein has been shown restore the ability of a bacterium to form floc, a type of biofilm.), translating to MKLILVRGSSFLAIAVMATLTHAAHLCGQLGQECLVDGSFTTATAGGQTSNSPWVLTINKPDGVGTSAQFQGGFANAENGSGGAGDGGNGVWFKSFEGQQSGNTAEPKAFAIVVQTAVVPTAGDYVLRFVAGREGNFMASNFFTSLGSSGTGGSTSVDLLTAPMLLGNIGGAASPALGGNPFSLKLTGVSAGDTISVVGGMVNGMDSTIPGGQSAFLDKFSLTRVPEPTSLALVGMSLVGLLNMRRRY from the coding sequence ATGAAACTAATCTTAGTCAGAGGTTCTTCTTTTTTGGCCATCGCTGTGATGGCAACGCTCACGCACGCAGCCCATCTCTGTGGGCAACTTGGCCAGGAGTGTCTTGTCGATGGCAGCTTCACTACGGCAACTGCAGGAGGCCAGACCAGCAATAGCCCTTGGGTGCTTACCATCAACAAGCCTGACGGAGTTGGAACTTCCGCTCAATTTCAGGGTGGGTTTGCCAATGCTGAAAATGGTTCTGGAGGTGCTGGAGATGGTGGCAACGGAGTTTGGTTTAAGTCTTTTGAAGGTCAGCAGAGTGGAAATACTGCTGAGCCGAAAGCCTTTGCCATTGTCGTACAAACAGCGGTTGTACCAACCGCAGGCGATTACGTACTTCGCTTTGTAGCCGGGCGCGAGGGCAATTTTATGGCAAGCAATTTTTTCACGTCCCTGGGCTCCAGTGGAACCGGCGGTTCGACCTCCGTTGATTTGTTGACTGCCCCGATGTTATTGGGAAACATTGGAGGTGCAGCTTCTCCGGCGCTGGGAGGGAATCCCTTCTCCCTCAAGCTGACAGGCGTTTCTGCAGGCGACACTATCTCCGTTGTAGGCGGAATGGTCAACGGCATGGACTCAACCATTCCCGGTGGACAATCCGCTTTCCTGGACAAGTTCAGCCTGACACGCGTTCCCGAACCCACCAGCCTGGCACTCGTCGGCATGAGTCTCGTTGGTCTCTTGAACATGCGTCGTCGCTACTAA
- a CDS encoding IS110 family transposase, whose protein sequence is MLEQSRGALIYALMFRENVLLYPINPKQLASYRESYPGGGKSNPTDAMYLARMLCERITTLKAWRPDDEDTRLIANLSQQRRKIVDGQTKLRQQLMAVLKSYFPVVLELFGKQHQLPLLLSVLSRWPDPRELRRADRRLIRRVLCDHGVRNEQQQKEIIERIRAAHLLTRDHALITPSAMAAKLLASQIKEAKKAIEEFDAAIDKAMNQHPDAHLFTNLRGAGYVLAPRLLCAFGSQRDRWEDADQLASFSGIAPVTKQSGKQRHVHRRFACPKYLRQTFHEFAECARRYCPWSKARYDMLRDRGMK, encoded by the coding sequence ATGCTGGAGCAGTCTCGTGGAGCACTCATTTACGCACTTATGTTCCGCGAGAACGTGCTGCTCTATCCGATCAACCCCAAGCAATTGGCTAGCTATCGAGAAAGCTATCCCGGGGGTGGCAAGAGCAATCCCACGGACGCCATGTATCTGGCGCGGATGCTATGTGAGCGAATCACAACGTTGAAAGCCTGGAGGCCTGACGACGAAGATACGCGGCTGATCGCCAACTTGTCCCAGCAGCGACGAAAGATCGTGGACGGTCAAACGAAACTACGACAGCAGCTAATGGCCGTCTTAAAATCCTATTTCCCGGTCGTTTTGGAGCTTTTTGGCAAGCAGCACCAGCTGCCCTTGTTGCTCAGTGTGCTGTCCCGCTGGCCCGATCCTCGCGAGCTCCGTCGCGCCGATCGGCGACTCATTCGCCGCGTCCTTTGTGATCATGGCGTACGCAACGAACAACAGCAGAAGGAAATCATCGAACGTATTCGTGCTGCCCACTTACTGACCCGAGATCATGCATTGATCACTCCCTCGGCGATGGCGGCCAAGCTCTTGGCCAGCCAGATTAAAGAAGCAAAGAAGGCGATCGAGGAGTTCGACGCCGCGATTGACAAAGCGATGAACCAACATCCCGACGCGCACTTGTTCACAAATCTGCGTGGTGCTGGTTACGTCCTAGCGCCACGCCTGCTCTGCGCGTTTGGCTCTCAGCGCGACCGCTGGGAGGATGCCGACCAACTGGCGTCGTTCAGCGGGATCGCACCTGTGACGAAGCAGAGCGGCAAGCAGCGACACGTCCACCGGCGATTCGCTTGTCCCAAGTACCTACGGCAGACCTTCCACGAGTTTGCCGAGTGTGCGCGTCGGTATTGCCCGTGGAGCAAGGCGCGATACGACATGCTTCGCGACCGCGGCATGAAGTGA
- the cas9 gene encoding type II CRISPR RNA-guided endonuclease Cas9 (Cas9, originally named Csn1, is the large, multifunctional signature protein of type II CRISPR/Cas systems. It is well known even to general audiences because its RNA-guided endonuclease activity has made it a popular tool for custom editing of eukaryotic genomes.), which produces MSKVVLGLDVGPRSIGWALINDDPKTPNDSKIIDLGVRVFPEGVDAFDTFKEVSRSEQRRIARRRRRQQRRRANRRRMLKGTLLELDCWPTDESEQESLYQLDPYVLRSKALDEQLTLHEIGRVLLHLNQRRGFKSNKKEQAKAEAKAKRKQPENTNVPDADKKPEDLLLEMQELEQAIKDSTARTLGEYLCKKQLAFDHAVRIEDDHIRGRHTLRKMLMDEFDQIWNKQAQYYPLFTEQLRDGKVGRQRDIHKPLPKDRVFLDKQGTVKNPRFEMSDLEAFGLFGLIFFHRTLKPVPKEIVGLCELEPKQRRCARADRRAQYFRLLQEVNNLRYIDPDLNQEGKLSDSQRKLLLKYLETREKATFDEIRKTLGLMESITFNLERGNKSHLKGMTTDWLIAKSYGKDWHELPGEIKSGVVEILINSVDEEATHQILTNRFSFTAHQADAIQAVDLPEGYSKLSVMAIEKLRPFLEQGMVYMAEDVKNSALQAAGYFRRDQLQRRLFDKLPDPRRTASSPIGDIPNPVVKRTLTEIRKVVNAIIRVYGKPDVVHLEMARSLKMSAEKRKEYNKRIRDRENARNTVAETLRENGARPSHESILRYLLWEAQNQECVYSGKPISLNQLLGDGGGVEIDHLLPYQRTLDDSQANKVVCFRTSHADKGNRSPYEWLAGSDKDKYRAICQRAKQLVYPKYRRFLQKELQLDHFIARQLTDTSYITKATAEYLQCLFEKEHAVLGLKGQLTSELRWQWGLETVIEELPDSPAWHESANLRPGEKNRADHRHHAIDAVVLALTTRSRLQKLSQLVKSGGAKKHGETLADPWENFRDDVLQHIKQVNVSHRVDRKVRGALHEETLYGRTQTRGEWVVRKPLENLSANEIEKIRDETIRNLVMVQLKEHGVEFGRGKKPDRKKLKAALANMTMPSGVPIKKVRILRSEQTIRPLRGGESVAYVKPGSMHHLCLFEWEEKGKKKREAVFVSMLEAIDRLKSKQQIIQRTPSVNHETIPAEARFIMSLASREMVVVNENDEQRLLTFQTAASTIGQMRFIAHNDARKSKNLSLINFSASTLSGRKVTVDPLGRIRWAND; this is translated from the coding sequence ATGAGTAAGGTCGTTCTTGGCCTGGATGTAGGCCCTCGTTCTATTGGCTGGGCCTTGATCAACGACGATCCTAAAACCCCCAACGATTCGAAGATTATCGATCTAGGCGTGCGAGTATTTCCCGAAGGGGTTGATGCCTTCGATACTTTCAAGGAGGTTTCCCGTAGCGAGCAACGCAGAATCGCCCGCAGGAGGCGGCGGCAACAACGGCGTCGCGCAAATCGGAGGCGAATGCTCAAGGGAACACTTCTAGAATTAGACTGTTGGCCAACGGACGAGTCAGAACAAGAATCACTCTACCAACTGGATCCCTATGTGCTCCGCTCCAAAGCATTGGACGAACAATTGACTTTGCATGAAATCGGCCGCGTACTGCTGCATCTTAATCAGCGACGTGGGTTTAAGTCGAACAAGAAAGAGCAAGCGAAAGCGGAAGCCAAGGCAAAGCGAAAACAGCCTGAGAATACAAATGTTCCCGACGCCGACAAGAAGCCGGAGGACCTGCTGCTGGAAATGCAAGAATTGGAGCAGGCGATCAAAGACTCCACGGCACGCACTCTTGGCGAGTACTTGTGTAAGAAACAACTTGCATTCGATCATGCCGTTCGCATTGAGGACGACCATATCCGAGGACGTCATACGCTTCGTAAAATGCTCATGGATGAGTTTGATCAGATTTGGAACAAACAAGCTCAGTACTATCCACTGTTTACAGAACAATTGCGCGACGGGAAGGTTGGCAGACAAAGGGATATTCACAAACCACTTCCTAAAGATAGAGTTTTTCTCGACAAGCAAGGGACGGTCAAGAATCCGCGTTTTGAGATGTCCGATTTAGAAGCCTTTGGGTTGTTCGGCCTCATCTTTTTTCACCGCACCCTCAAACCAGTGCCCAAAGAAATCGTAGGACTCTGCGAATTGGAGCCGAAACAGAGGCGATGCGCTCGTGCGGATCGACGTGCGCAATATTTTCGCCTTCTGCAAGAAGTCAATAACCTTCGCTATATCGACCCAGACCTCAATCAGGAAGGCAAACTCAGCGATAGCCAACGCAAGCTCTTGCTCAAGTATCTCGAAACACGAGAAAAGGCGACCTTTGACGAGATCCGCAAGACACTTGGATTGATGGAATCAATTACATTCAACTTAGAGCGTGGCAACAAATCTCATCTCAAGGGGATGACTACCGACTGGCTAATCGCCAAATCATACGGGAAAGATTGGCATGAACTACCAGGCGAAATCAAGAGTGGAGTTGTGGAGATTCTGATCAACAGCGTTGATGAAGAAGCAACCCACCAAATACTCACCAATCGATTCAGCTTCACTGCCCATCAGGCGGATGCTATTCAAGCAGTTGATCTCCCGGAAGGCTATAGCAAGCTCTCGGTGATGGCAATTGAAAAGCTCCGGCCCTTTCTCGAGCAAGGGATGGTTTACATGGCGGAGGACGTAAAGAATTCTGCTCTACAGGCTGCAGGATATTTCCGACGGGATCAGTTGCAGCGACGATTGTTTGACAAACTTCCTGATCCTCGTCGCACTGCCAGCAGCCCTATTGGCGATATTCCGAATCCCGTCGTGAAGCGGACGCTCACTGAAATACGCAAGGTTGTCAATGCGATTATTCGGGTATATGGCAAGCCAGATGTGGTTCACTTGGAAATGGCTCGCTCGCTCAAAATGAGCGCAGAAAAGCGCAAGGAGTACAACAAGCGAATTCGAGATCGTGAGAACGCACGCAACACCGTTGCCGAAACACTCAGGGAGAATGGTGCGCGACCTTCGCACGAGAGTATTCTGCGCTATCTCTTGTGGGAAGCTCAAAATCAAGAATGTGTCTATTCTGGGAAGCCTATATCGCTGAATCAATTACTTGGCGACGGAGGAGGTGTAGAGATCGACCATCTCTTGCCTTATCAACGTACTCTCGACGATTCTCAGGCTAACAAAGTTGTATGTTTCCGCACGTCCCATGCCGACAAGGGAAACCGGTCCCCGTATGAATGGCTCGCGGGGAGCGACAAGGACAAATACAGAGCGATTTGCCAGCGAGCAAAGCAGCTTGTCTATCCGAAATATCGGCGCTTTCTTCAAAAGGAATTACAACTCGACCATTTCATTGCTCGCCAGCTTACCGACACGTCCTACATAACCAAGGCGACGGCGGAATATCTCCAGTGTTTGTTTGAGAAAGAACATGCCGTTTTAGGTCTGAAGGGGCAACTCACCAGCGAATTGCGATGGCAGTGGGGACTTGAAACAGTAATCGAAGAGCTACCTGATAGTCCTGCCTGGCATGAGTCGGCCAATCTGCGACCTGGCGAGAAGAATCGTGCTGATCATCGGCATCACGCCATTGATGCTGTTGTTCTCGCACTGACCACTCGTTCTCGTCTTCAAAAGCTCTCACAGCTTGTGAAGTCCGGTGGTGCCAAGAAACATGGGGAAACCTTGGCCGATCCCTGGGAGAATTTTCGCGACGATGTTTTACAGCACATCAAACAAGTAAACGTCTCTCATCGGGTAGATCGCAAAGTTCGAGGAGCCCTCCACGAAGAAACTCTCTATGGTCGTACCCAAACCAGGGGTGAATGGGTTGTCCGCAAGCCATTGGAGAACTTGAGCGCAAACGAGATCGAGAAAATTCGGGACGAGACCATTCGCAATCTCGTTATGGTGCAACTCAAAGAGCATGGCGTGGAATTTGGTCGCGGTAAGAAGCCTGATAGAAAGAAACTAAAAGCTGCTCTGGCAAACATGACGATGCCTTCGGGAGTACCTATTAAGAAAGTGCGAATTCTTAGGAGTGAGCAAACGATTCGTCCCCTACGAGGCGGTGAGTCAGTTGCCTACGTCAAACCGGGCTCCATGCACCACCTCTGCCTCTTTGAATGGGAGGAAAAAGGGAAGAAGAAACGAGAAGCGGTGTTCGTTTCAATGTTGGAAGCGATTGACCGGCTGAAGAGCAAGCAGCAAATTATCCAGCGTACTCCCTCGGTAAATCACGAAACTATACCGGCAGAGGCAAGGTTTATTATGTCCCTTGCTAGTCGGGAAATGGTAGTCGTGAACGAAAACGATGAGCAACGATTGCTGACGTTCCAGACTGCCGCATCAACTATTGGCCAGATGCGATTTATCGCACATAACGATGCACGCAAATCAAAGAATCTGTCTCTTATTAATTTTTCTGCATCGACTCTTTCCGGCCGTAAGGTCACCGTTGATCCTCTTGGCCGCATCCGCTGGGCCAATGACTGA